The Caldivirga sp. genome segment GTGTGGCTGATGCTGAAAATGCTGGAAAATTAGCTAAGGAAATTGGGGTTAGATTATCTATTCACGCACCATACTTCATAAACCTATGCAGTGATAAGAACAGTACCGTTGAGGCAAGCATTAAGAGGCTTATGGAATCCCTGGAGAGGGGTGAGGCAATGGGGGCCACGGTGGTTGTCTTTCACCCAGCGTACTACGGTAAATTAGGGCCGGAGGGATGCTATAATGCTGTTAAGGAGTCTGTGATTAAGATTATTGAATTAATGGGTAAGGAGGGGATCAGTCACGTTAAACTAGGCCTGGAGGTAATGGCTAGGAGGAACCAGTTCGGTGGGCTTGAGGAGACATTCAGGCTTGTTAAGGAGGTTAATAACCCTCAGGTAGTAGCTGTGGTGGATTGGGGGCATGTATATGCGAGAAATGGGGGTAACATAGATTATAGGGCTATATTAAGCATGTGGAGGGAGTATTTCGGTAATCAACCAATGCACACTCACTTCACTGCAGTTAAGTATCGGAATGGAGAATGGATTGATGAACATGAACCAATAGACACTAATAACCCACCCTTTGAACCATTGGCGCAGGAATTAGCTAAGGAGGATGTGGAAGTCACAATAATATGTGAATCCCCCCTGTTAGAGCAGGACGCATTGAAAATGAAGGATATGCTACTTAGGTATGGGAACATCATAGCTTAGGTAATTAATCTCAATTAACGGCCGCATGGCTAGTAAGAGTAGCTTACATTTAGTGAAGTTGCCTAGTCATGCTGGTTAACCTGCGGTTAATCCTAAATAAGCCTAAGTAAATTACTGAGGCGGCTAAGGCTGGGGATGATAGTGACTGCCATAGTAGGAATGGGTTATTAATCATGTACTGCATAGCCTCACTAGATATGACTGAGCCCATGGTTCTACCAATATTGGAGACTAACCCAAAAACACCCATATACTGACCCCTCTTATCACTCTCAGCCATATTCATAGCTATCGCCAGCACTATGGGTGAAACAATGATTTCTCCGGTAGTTACTAGGGCTATGTCGAGTAGTGCCTCGTATATGTTACTTATGATGAATATTAAGCTATACGAGAAGTAGTATATTAATGAACCATACACTAACCAGTACCTCACATCCCTTCTTGATAGAAAGTTGCCAACTTTATCCTGTAGAACCACAACCATGAAGCCATTAAGTGCATACACTAGTCCTATGTCGGAGATCTTAATATTTTTCACAACATTGTAGTATGTGGTTAAGGCGAAGCCAAGCAACCCCATTGTTGAGAAGAGAAGCATTGTTGGTATTAGGAATAGGGCGAAGGGGACATTAACCTTAATTAATTTAAATGACACTATCCTCCTTTCTAATCCCCTTAGCATTAGTATTAATGGTGTAGAGGCCAATGCCATTAATGCAGTTATTAAAAATACGTAACCATAACCCAGGTAATACATTACATAGCCACTTATTAATGGGCCCAATGCCCAACCAGCATTAGCCCCCACTCTAATTCTGGAGTATGCTTTAATTAAGTTACCTAACCCCTTCTCAAGATCACCGACAATTGTTGAACTGGCTACTGCAAACATACTATTGAATAATGACTGAGTTAACAATAGCACCATCACCACTATGACGTTGAACTTTATTAAGAAGTATGTTAACAAGAGAACTATAACTGACCCGACATTACCAATAATCATCAACTTAACTCTACCCAGAATATCCGTTAAGACACCGCCAATTACCTGTGAGATTGTGTTAATGAGCATTTGCGCGCTGTAGTAAATGCCGATTAACCAGAACGGTAAACCTAACTTATATAGTATTAGGCCAATGTAGGGCCAGATAAGTGAAAAGCCAAGTGCCCTCATCCCGTTAAGTAAGGCTATCTTATTTATTGTTGAACTCACTTTAATCCTTAAACCTCGTTACATTTAAAGTATTTAACACATGAGTGCAATGAGGTAAGCTACATCGGATTAATTACTCATCACTTAGTTTAAAGCATTTAAAGGCATATTAGATCCTTGGGCAATGATAGTGAGCTTAAGCGTTGAAGAGGAGAATGGTGTCTCAGCCACCATTAACTTAATGCCAGTAACCTTAATTACTGGAACTCCAGGTTCAGGTAAATCTAGGTTAATTAACATACTTTGGAGCACATTCTCCAACATAGGTGGTAATGTTAAGGCTAAGATTAATTGGCTTGGTAAGGTTAGCATAATGGTTAGGGCTAGGATTAGTAATGAGATAG includes the following:
- a CDS encoding TIM barrel protein, which encodes MAKVYVGPAGIPIGLKGKRSTLDGIKYVKDVGLNAMEIEFVRGVRMSVADAENAGKLAKEIGVRLSIHAPYFINLCSDKNSTVEASIKRLMESLERGEAMGATVVVFHPAYYGKLGPEGCYNAVKESVIKIIELMGKEGISHVKLGLEVMARRNQFGGLEETFRLVKEVNNPQVVAVVDWGHVYARNGGNIDYRAILSMWREYFGNQPMHTHFTAVKYRNGEWIDEHEPIDTNNPPFEPLAQELAKEDVEVTIICESPLLEQDALKMKDMLLRYGNIIA
- a CDS encoding MFS transporter, translating into MSSTINKIALLNGMRALGFSLIWPYIGLILYKLGLPFWLIGIYYSAQMLINTISQVIGGVLTDILGRVKLMIIGNVGSVIVLLLTYFLIKFNVIVVMVLLLTQSLFNSMFAVASSTIVGDLEKGLGNLIKAYSRIRVGANAGWALGPLISGYVMYYLGYGYVFLITALMALASTPLILMLRGLERRIVSFKLIKVNVPFALFLIPTMLLFSTMGLLGFALTTYYNVVKNIKISDIGLVYALNGFMVVVLQDKVGNFLSRRDVRYWLVYGSLIYYFSYSLIFIISNIYEALLDIALVTTGEIIVSPIVLAIAMNMAESDKRGQYMGVFGLVSNIGRTMGSVISSEAMQYMINNPFLLWQSLSSPALAASVIYLGLFRINRRLTSMTRQLH